Proteins co-encoded in one Myxococcales bacterium genomic window:
- a CDS encoding TPM domain-containing protein has product MLQRLLPALVLLTLAATAFAGDGLIPVRPKSWVTDTAGLLSPAARGTLDRRLAAYERQTGHQVAVWIGTTLASTPLEDFAVSTFKAWGLGRKGKDDGLLVAVLAEDRRIAIEVGYALEARVPDAVASRVINEVMIPKLRAGQADDALQTGVDALLEAIEGAPFVEDGSAPRSPQGPGPGQIVLYLILAAAFLLLLFTNPRLALGLLFVMAGRGGGGAGGFGGGGGRSGGGGARGSW; this is encoded by the coding sequence GTGCTCCAGCGCTTGCTACCCGCGCTGGTGCTGCTCACCCTCGCCGCCACTGCTTTCGCTGGCGATGGTCTGATCCCTGTCCGTCCGAAGAGCTGGGTCACCGACACGGCGGGTCTCCTCTCGCCCGCAGCCCGAGGCACCCTCGACAGGAGGCTGGCTGCTTACGAGCGACAGACCGGCCATCAGGTGGCCGTGTGGATCGGAACGACGCTCGCTTCGACACCGCTGGAGGACTTTGCGGTGAGCACGTTCAAAGCTTGGGGCCTCGGACGAAAGGGCAAGGATGACGGCCTTCTGGTCGCGGTGCTCGCGGAGGACCGTCGCATCGCAATCGAGGTCGGCTACGCGCTCGAAGCGCGGGTCCCCGACGCGGTCGCATCCCGCGTCATCAACGAGGTCATGATCCCGAAGCTTCGCGCGGGACAAGCCGACGACGCATTGCAAACCGGAGTCGACGCATTGCTCGAAGCGATCGAGGGCGCGCCCTTCGTCGAGGACGGCAGTGCTCCACGGAGTCCCCAAGGTCCCGGCCCTGGCCAGATCGTTCTATACCTAATTTTGGCCGCTGCCTTCCTGCTGCTGCTCTTTACCAATCCGAGGCTCGCCCTGGGCCTGCTCTTCGTGATGGCCGGCCGCGGCGGGGGCGGAGCGGGTGGATTCGGGGGCGGGGGCGGAAGATCGGGGGGCGGAGGCGCGAGAGGTTCATGGTGA
- a CDS encoding TPM domain-containing protein, translated as MLWLTRKKIRKLLDTGRIERAIVIAERQTSGEIRVSLAPWFWGNVERAAERAFVRLGMNKTQHRNGVLFFVVPSRRAFVVLGDGGVHARVGQEFWEEIASSLSDHFRRGDFTSGLVAGVTRAGEQLAEHFPYDHEHARNELPDEVDIARLSSS; from the coding sequence ATGCTCTGGCTGACACGCAAGAAGATCCGCAAGCTCCTCGACACCGGGCGCATCGAGCGCGCCATCGTGATTGCGGAGCGGCAGACCTCCGGCGAAATCCGCGTTTCGCTCGCGCCGTGGTTCTGGGGAAACGTGGAGCGAGCAGCCGAGCGTGCGTTCGTTCGTCTGGGCATGAACAAGACCCAGCATCGAAACGGTGTGCTGTTCTTCGTGGTGCCGTCCCGCCGCGCCTTCGTCGTACTCGGCGACGGCGGGGTCCATGCTCGAGTGGGTCAAGAGTTCTGGGAAGAGATTGCTTCCTCCTTGTCGGACCATTTCCGTCGTGGCGACTTCACCTCAGGACTCGTAGCAGGCGTCACCAGAGCCGGAGAACAACTGGCCGAACATTTCCCGTACGACCATGAGCACGCTCGGAACGAGTTACCCGATGAAGTCGACATTGCACGCCTTTCGTCATCCTGA